Proteins from a genomic interval of Paenibacillus sp. RC334:
- a CDS encoding helix-turn-helix transcriptional regulator yields the protein MDQQGYILHCKLDEILKQHDNMSVLKLSEEIGHRRTTIMELVHNSNMEKKKISATLITKLCVYFDITPNDLFEIRKL from the coding sequence ATGGATCAACAAGGTTACATTTTACATTGCAAGTTGGATGAGATTTTAAAACAGCACGATAACATGTCTGTTCTGAAATTATCCGAGGAAATTGGACATCGCAGAACTACAATTATGGAGCTGGTGCACAATAGCAATATGGAAAAAAAGAAAATATCAGCTACCTTAATCACTAAATTGTGTGTCTATTTCGATATCACTCCTAATGATTTATTTGAAATTCGTAAGCTCTAA
- a CDS encoding putative holin-like toxin, which yields MEVKEALTLMIMFGTLLVTLIGLVITIVVALNHNQKK from the coding sequence GTGGAGGTTAAAGAGGCGCTGACATTAATGATAATGTTTGGTACATTGCTGGTGACGCTGATCGGATTAGTCATCACAATTGTCGTTGCATTGAACCATAACCAAAAGAAGTAG
- a CDS encoding HAMP domain-containing sensor histidine kinase, translating to MRISIKLKFSLFLAVLLILALGVLSYFVLQGVEKNQLTQTEVYLAQHVKTVNLRVKQTYYTGTRMEPQIFMRQRGRGLATELAGFTGLGVTLYDAQGLQVGTSIQDPPVVDQQSEVNAALAYALHNKIAYEVVGDTLLYLAPLQGPEEQMGVVQLQYSLKSSQSFLRTLQNLFLTTGIAVLLLSFIIGYLYFNRAAAAIGRLKKAAEDIRRAEYIQAPPVRRKDELGELAEGIYFMSKEIEQSIAAKDEEQRKLQLAIHKLQALEQQQKQYIGNISHEFKTPLTSIKAYVDLLNMYDDDPKLLLEAKASIAKETQRLYEMVEKVLQVSALEKYDFESQAELLEVAEGLRDVCARMSGKAERFGITISCDAEPAHIWIDKESFMHIFINLLDNAIKYNVPQGTIHVHSELRDNRVRITIRDSGIGIPEEARERIFEPFYTVNRDRSRQSGGTGLGLSLVRNLVEKQNGSITLLETEGEGSVFELSFPAT from the coding sequence ATGAGAATTAGCATCAAGTTGAAATTCAGCTTGTTTCTGGCTGTACTGCTTATTCTTGCTCTAGGTGTGCTAAGCTATTTTGTTCTTCAAGGGGTGGAAAAGAACCAGCTGACTCAAACCGAGGTTTATCTGGCCCAGCACGTCAAAACGGTTAATCTGCGGGTGAAGCAGACTTATTATACAGGAACGCGGATGGAGCCGCAGATATTTATGAGGCAGCGGGGCCGGGGACTGGCTACGGAGCTGGCCGGATTTACCGGACTGGGAGTCACGCTTTATGATGCGCAGGGGCTCCAGGTAGGCACCTCTATTCAAGACCCTCCAGTGGTAGACCAGCAAAGTGAAGTGAATGCTGCCCTGGCCTATGCGTTGCACAATAAAATAGCATATGAGGTTGTGGGGGACACACTCCTGTATCTGGCGCCGCTCCAAGGGCCGGAGGAACAAATGGGGGTAGTTCAGTTGCAATATTCACTCAAAAGCTCGCAGAGTTTTCTGCGAACCCTCCAGAATTTGTTCCTGACTACAGGGATCGCGGTACTTTTACTAAGCTTCATCATCGGATATTTGTATTTTAACCGGGCAGCCGCAGCTATTGGACGGTTGAAAAAGGCGGCAGAGGATATCCGCCGCGCCGAATATATCCAGGCTCCTCCGGTTAGGCGAAAGGATGAGCTGGGCGAGTTGGCCGAGGGCATCTACTTTATGAGCAAGGAGATTGAGCAGAGTATTGCTGCCAAAGATGAAGAGCAACGGAAGCTGCAACTGGCTATCCACAAGCTCCAAGCGCTGGAGCAGCAGCAGAAGCAATATATCGGCAACATTAGCCATGAATTCAAGACACCGTTGACCTCCATTAAAGCTTACGTGGATCTGCTGAATATGTACGACGATGATCCCAAGCTGCTGTTGGAAGCCAAGGCCAGCATCGCCAAGGAAACTCAGCGGCTATATGAAATGGTGGAGAAGGTGCTACAGGTGTCGGCGCTGGAAAAATATGATTTTGAGTCACAGGCCGAGCTGTTGGAGGTTGCAGAGGGGCTGCGGGATGTTTGTGCACGTATGAGTGGCAAGGCAGAGCGCTTCGGAATCACTATTTCCTGCGATGCGGAGCCAGCCCACATCTGGATTGATAAAGAGAGCTTTATGCATATTTTTATTAATTTGCTGGATAATGCGATCAAATACAATGTTCCTCAAGGAACTATTCATGTTCACAGCGAGCTTAGGGACAACCGGGTAAGGATCACGATCCGTGATTCCGGCATAGGCATTCCTGAGGAAGCCAGAGAGAGGATTTTCGAGCCTTTCTACACGGTCAACCGCGATCGATCCAGGCAATCGGGCGGCACGGGACTGGGACTGTCACTGGTTCGCAATCTGGTTGAGAAGCAGAATGGAAGCATTACGCTACTGGAGACGGAAGGTGAAGGTTCGGTCTTCGAGCTGTCTTTTCCAGCCACTTAA
- a CDS encoding VOC family protein: MKITEVLLNTHRFEAMKAFYGSLLGLEVLEETASRLSFGAGESVLALQENSLMENEFYHVAFAIPTNKFIEAKQWVIDRGISLISRTREDEFLFESWNATALYFYDPDHNLIEFIAHHSLDNAVDEAFGPKHLLRISEIGLPVDNVPECCKTITAMFQIDSWGEAGKQFTPLGDAEGLLIVIDKQRPWFPDDRMPCGFNTKIVIKGAGSASLSLQNGLYELRST, encoded by the coding sequence ATGAAAATAACAGAAGTGCTCTTAAATACACACAGATTTGAAGCCATGAAAGCTTTTTACGGCTCTCTCTTGGGCCTGGAGGTTCTGGAGGAAACCGCTTCACGGTTATCATTTGGAGCTGGCGAATCGGTTCTTGCTCTTCAGGAAAATTCCCTCATGGAGAATGAGTTTTATCACGTTGCGTTTGCGATTCCAACCAATAAGTTCATAGAGGCAAAACAATGGGTAATCGACCGGGGCATCTCATTGATTTCAAGAACCAGAGAGGATGAGTTTCTTTTCGAAAGCTGGAATGCAACAGCACTTTACTTCTATGATCCTGATCATAACCTCATCGAGTTCATTGCTCACCATTCGCTCGACAACGCAGTAGATGAAGCTTTCGGGCCAAAGCATTTACTTCGTATAAGTGAGATTGGCCTTCCAGTCGATAATGTTCCGGAATGTTGCAAAACTATCACAGCAATGTTCCAAATTGATTCATGGGGTGAGGCCGGGAAGCAATTCACTCCTCTAGGGGACGCGGAAGGATTATTAATTGTAATAGACAAGCAGCGGCCTTGGTTCCCGGACGATAGGATGCCGTGTGGGTTCAACACCAAGATCGTGATTAAAGGTGCAGGTTCTGCCAGTCTTTCGCTTCAAAATGGCTTGTACGAATTGAGATCAACCTGA
- a CDS encoding RrF2 family transcriptional regulator, with translation MKYSKATNYALHTMLFLVVSPPNNKPVGVQQLADRQGVSPTYLSKILTKLVKAGMIESTSGANGGYRLKRNWEDISFLDVIHAIEGATSLFDCCMNHEAECLIQKVMVSAETKMDEHLRNQKLSELAKEIKMVL, from the coding sequence ATGAAGTATTCTAAAGCGACGAACTATGCCCTTCACACCATGCTTTTTCTGGTAGTATCACCCCCTAATAATAAGCCTGTTGGTGTACAACAGTTGGCGGATCGACAAGGGGTTTCGCCTACTTACTTGTCCAAAATACTGACCAAGCTGGTCAAGGCGGGAATGATTGAATCTACTTCGGGTGCCAATGGCGGTTATAGATTGAAGCGGAACTGGGAGGATATTTCGTTCCTGGATGTTATTCATGCAATTGAAGGCGCAACTTCTTTGTTCGACTGTTGTATGAACCATGAAGCAGAATGCTTAATTCAAAAAGTAATGGTTTCAGCGGAGACCAAAATGGATGAGCATCTTAGAAATCAAAAGTTATCCGAACTTGCCAAAGAAATAAAAATGGTTCTCTGA
- a CDS encoding DUF1805 domain-containing protein, producing the protein MIHMEPIQVGKHTFIGVEVKLPKTTLLTISNSHGYIMCGALDVGLLNERLGDRKILAARAVGVKTLRELLEAPMESVTTEAEQLGIKPGMPGYEALLKLV; encoded by the coding sequence ATGATACACATGGAACCCATACAAGTGGGTAAGCATACATTTATCGGAGTTGAGGTCAAACTGCCTAAAACAACGCTGTTGACTATCTCCAACTCCCATGGTTACATCATGTGCGGCGCACTGGATGTCGGATTGCTGAATGAACGGCTGGGAGATCGGAAAATTCTTGCCGCACGAGCTGTGGGTGTAAAAACGCTGCGCGAATTGTTGGAAGCGCCCATGGAGTCGGTGACGACGGAAGCGGAGCAGCTTGGAATTAAGCCGGGTATGCCGGGGTATGAGGCACTTTTGAAGCTGGTCTAA
- the mtnA gene encoding S-methyl-5-thioribose-1-phosphate isomerase, with protein sequence MSENKESTTKAFNEAIAPGQALSSLVWKGDHLSMLDQRLLPESIVMLDLFTAEEVWDGIHAMKVRGAPAIGMAAAYGVVLGASAYGGTDAAGWLEHVHSVCGHLATSRPTAVNLFWALDRMKKRAKELTAEATEGRVEDWNAGLEREAISIQAEDEEVCRLIGVHALPLFEDGMGVLTHCNAGGLATAKYGTALAPMYLAHENGIHLKVFADETRPVLQGARLTAFELQQAGIDVTLLCDNMAGMVMAKGWVQAVIVGTDRVAANGDVANKIGTYSLAVLAKAHGIPFYVASPLSTIDLHTATGADIPIEERPAEEVTESFGKRTAPQGIKVYNPAFDITPHEYITAIITEKGIVQAPFSDSLPALFAD encoded by the coding sequence ATGAGTGAAAATAAAGAATCTACGACTAAAGCTTTCAATGAAGCAATCGCGCCTGGTCAGGCTCTCTCGTCGCTGGTGTGGAAAGGTGACCACTTGTCCATGCTGGACCAGCGCCTGCTGCCCGAATCCATCGTGATGCTGGATTTGTTCACAGCCGAGGAAGTGTGGGACGGCATCCATGCCATGAAGGTACGCGGTGCGCCAGCCATCGGAATGGCTGCGGCCTACGGCGTCGTGCTGGGTGCTTCCGCTTACGGCGGAACCGATGCTGCTGGATGGCTGGAGCATGTACACAGCGTTTGCGGGCATTTAGCTACATCACGACCGACCGCAGTGAACCTGTTCTGGGCGCTGGACCGCATGAAGAAGCGGGCCAAAGAACTAACCGCCGAAGCGACCGAAGGACGGGTCGAGGATTGGAATGCCGGATTGGAGCGTGAAGCTATATCCATTCAGGCAGAGGATGAGGAAGTATGCCGCCTGATCGGCGTCCATGCTTTACCTCTATTCGAAGACGGTATGGGCGTGCTCACTCACTGCAATGCAGGCGGACTGGCGACAGCGAAATACGGGACGGCACTCGCGCCCATGTACCTTGCACATGAAAACGGCATACACCTGAAAGTGTTTGCCGACGAAACACGTCCCGTGCTCCAAGGGGCGCGTCTGACCGCGTTTGAGCTCCAGCAGGCTGGCATTGATGTAACCCTGCTGTGTGACAACATGGCAGGTATGGTCATGGCCAAAGGATGGGTCCAGGCCGTCATCGTTGGCACGGACAGAGTGGCGGCTAATGGCGATGTCGCCAACAAAATCGGCACTTACAGCTTAGCTGTGCTGGCCAAGGCACATGGCATCCCTTTTTATGTAGCTTCACCGCTATCTACGATTGATTTGCATACTGCTACAGGCGCAGACATTCCCATCGAGGAGCGTCCTGCGGAGGAAGTCACCGAAAGCTTCGGCAAAAGGACAGCCCCACAGGGCATCAAGGTCTATAACCCGGCTTTCGACATTACGCCTCATGAATACATTACCGCCATCATTACCGAAAAAGGGATCGTCCAAGCTCCCTTTAGCGACAGCCTGCCCGCTTTATTTGCGGATTAA
- the mtnK gene encoding S-methyl-5-thioribose kinase codes for MSQYHAFTTEEAIEFVKNIPGFFSQDARLECREIGDGNLNLVFHITDSESDKSIIAKQALPYVKIVGESWPLSLDRARIEREALQKEHHICPELVPAVLGYDDELALTVMEDLSSYTIMRKGLIEGNTYPHFADHIGEFLARTLFFTSDLGMNQQDKKELVKRFINPDLCKITEDLILDEPYRFSDNNNYGSYIEDEAEALRTDQAIHLEVALLREKFLTRTEALLHGDLHTGSIFVTAESTKVIDPEFAYYGPMGFDIGAVIANLLLNYAAQPGWTSGETAVQERRDWLLETAIQVWEQFECGFRKLWDQHVTDHMARTPGYQDLYLQKVLQDTIGFAGCKVIRRIISLSHVADIDTIADPAIKEAAERLALSIGKALVLRNREVHSIRELGDIIQTATAAPTKGA; via the coding sequence TTGTCCCAATATCATGCTTTTACGACAGAAGAAGCAATTGAATTTGTGAAGAATATCCCCGGATTTTTTAGTCAGGATGCTCGTCTGGAATGCCGCGAAATCGGTGATGGCAACCTGAATCTGGTTTTTCATATTACGGATTCTGAATCTGACAAGAGTATCATTGCCAAACAGGCGCTTCCCTATGTGAAAATCGTAGGTGAATCCTGGCCGCTGTCACTGGATCGTGCCCGTATTGAACGCGAGGCGCTTCAGAAGGAGCACCACATTTGCCCTGAGCTCGTTCCTGCGGTGCTCGGCTATGACGATGAACTCGCCTTGACTGTGATGGAGGATCTAAGCTCGTACACAATCATGCGCAAAGGATTAATCGAAGGAAACACATATCCGCATTTTGCTGACCATATTGGAGAGTTTCTGGCGCGTACGCTCTTTTTTACCTCGGATCTGGGCATGAATCAGCAGGACAAAAAAGAGCTGGTCAAGCGCTTTATCAACCCGGATCTTTGTAAAATCACCGAGGATCTTATTTTGGACGAGCCTTATCGGTTTTCAGACAATAACAACTACGGTTCCTATATCGAAGACGAGGCAGAGGCGCTTCGTACAGATCAGGCCATTCATCTGGAAGTAGCTTTGCTGCGAGAGAAGTTTCTGACACGGACAGAAGCGCTTCTGCACGGCGATCTTCATACAGGCAGTATTTTTGTAACAGCGGAGTCCACTAAAGTCATTGATCCCGAGTTTGCCTACTACGGACCGATGGGCTTTGATATCGGAGCGGTGATTGCCAATCTGCTGTTGAACTATGCAGCACAACCTGGATGGACTTCTGGCGAGACAGCTGTACAGGAACGCCGTGACTGGCTTTTAGAGACTGCCATTCAGGTATGGGAGCAGTTTGAGTGCGGGTTCCGCAAACTGTGGGACCAGCATGTTACTGACCACATGGCCCGCACGCCGGGATATCAAGACTTGTACCTCCAGAAAGTGCTGCAAGATACGATTGGCTTTGCAGGCTGCAAGGTCATCCGCCGGATCATCAGCTTGTCGCATGTGGCCGATATAGACACGATTGCCGATCCTGCGATCAAGGAAGCAGCGGAAAGACTGGCGTTATCTATAGGAAAAGCCTTGGTTCTCCGCAATCGCGAGGTGCATTCGATCCGTGAATTGGGAGACATTATTCAGACAGCAACGGCTGCCCCAACTAAAGGAGCTTAA
- a CDS encoding Dps family protein: MAKTTSNSKNTQTKSVEELLNRQVANLNVLYVKIHNYHWYVKGSNFFTLHVKFEELYNEITLKMDEIAERLLALKGSPSATLKEYLELSSIHEASGNEDAPKMVQTLIEDFATVCEEFQEGIELAESASDQPTADLLIGYKADLEKHMWMLRSYLG; the protein is encoded by the coding sequence ATGGCTAAAACAACAAGCAACTCGAAAAATACGCAAACGAAATCGGTGGAAGAACTGTTAAACCGCCAGGTCGCTAACCTGAATGTACTATATGTGAAGATTCATAACTATCACTGGTATGTGAAAGGCTCCAACTTTTTCACACTCCATGTTAAATTTGAAGAACTATATAATGAAATTACGCTGAAAATGGACGAGATCGCCGAACGCCTGTTGGCGCTGAAAGGGTCTCCTTCCGCAACGTTAAAAGAATATCTGGAGCTGTCCTCCATTCATGAGGCAAGTGGCAATGAGGATGCGCCGAAAATGGTGCAAACGCTAATTGAGGACTTTGCCACTGTCTGCGAGGAATTTCAGGAAGGAATTGAGCTGGCTGAAAGCGCATCTGATCAGCCAACCGCAGATTTGCTGATTGGTTATAAAGCGGATCTGGAGAAACATATGTGGATGCTTCGCTCTTATCTGGGCTAA
- the sufC gene encoding Fe-S cluster assembly ATPase SufC: MATNFKIEGLKATIEGKEILKGINLEMKGGEIHAIMGPNGTGKSTLASALMGHPKYEVTDGQVTLDGEDVLDMEVDERARAGLFLAMQYPSEIAGVTNSDFLRSAINARREEGQEISLIKFIRQMESKMKELEMNPEFAHRYLNEGFSGGEKKRNEILQMMMIDPKIVILDEIDSGLDIDALRIVASGVNAMRSEERGFLIITHYQRLLNYVKPDFVHVMMQGRIVKSGGPELAERLEADGYDWIKEELGIVDETVGQEA, translated from the coding sequence ATGGCTACAAACTTTAAGATTGAAGGTCTCAAAGCGACCATTGAAGGCAAGGAAATTCTGAAAGGCATCAACCTCGAAATGAAGGGCGGAGAAATCCATGCCATCATGGGTCCTAACGGAACGGGTAAAAGTACATTGGCTTCTGCTTTGATGGGTCATCCCAAATATGAAGTCACAGATGGCCAAGTAACTTTGGACGGAGAAGACGTTCTGGACATGGAAGTGGATGAGCGCGCACGTGCGGGATTGTTCCTGGCTATGCAGTATCCGAGTGAAATTGCAGGGGTAACCAACTCCGACTTTTTGCGTAGTGCAATTAATGCACGCCGTGAGGAAGGCCAAGAAATTTCCTTGATTAAATTTATCCGCCAAATGGAAAGCAAAATGAAGGAACTCGAAATGAATCCTGAGTTTGCTCACCGTTATCTGAACGAAGGTTTCTCCGGTGGTGAGAAAAAACGGAATGAAATTTTGCAAATGATGATGATCGATCCGAAAATCGTCATTCTTGACGAAATCGACTCCGGTCTGGATATTGACGCTTTGAGAATCGTGGCTAGCGGTGTCAATGCTATGCGTTCCGAAGAGCGCGGTTTCCTCATCATTACTCACTACCAGCGTCTGTTGAATTACGTTAAGCCTGATTTCGTACATGTCATGATGCAAGGACGCATCGTTAAATCCGGTGGACCTGAGCTGGCTGAGCGTCTGGAAGCGGACGGTTACGACTGGATCAAGGAAGAACTGGGTATCGTTGATGAAACTGTAGGACAAGAGGCGTAA
- a CDS encoding cysteine desulfurase yields MNTALIREQFPILHQEINGHPLVYLDNAATSQKPLAVIEAIKHYYEYDNSNVHRGVHTLGSRATDAYEGAREKVARFLNAKRSQEIIFTRGTTTALNLVASSYGRANCQEGDEIVITPMEHHSNLIPWQQVAKATGATLKYIPLQEDGSVDLADVENTITENTKIVAIAHVSNVLGVVNPVKEIAAIAHRKGAVIVVDGAQSTPHMKVDVQDIDADFYAFSGHKMCGPTGIGALYGKKALLENMEPIEFGGEMIDDVGLYESTWKELPWKFEGGTPIIAGAVGLGAAIDFLESIGLDAIAQHESRLANYALKRLREVDGLTIYGPAERHVGLVTFNLDDVHPHDVATVLDSKGVAVRAGHHCCQPLMRWLKASATARASFYLYNTEEEVDVLISALIQTKEYFGDAT; encoded by the coding sequence ATGAATACTGCATTGATCCGTGAACAGTTCCCGATTTTACATCAGGAGATTAACGGTCATCCGCTGGTTTATTTGGATAATGCGGCCACTTCGCAAAAACCGCTGGCGGTCATTGAGGCGATCAAGCACTACTACGAATATGATAATTCGAACGTTCATCGTGGAGTGCATACCTTGGGCAGCCGTGCTACGGATGCTTATGAAGGTGCGCGGGAGAAGGTAGCCCGCTTTCTGAATGCAAAGCGCAGTCAGGAAATTATTTTCACAAGAGGAACGACAACGGCGCTGAATCTGGTTGCTTCTTCCTATGGCAGAGCCAACTGTCAGGAAGGTGATGAGATTGTCATCACACCGATGGAGCATCACAGCAATCTGATTCCGTGGCAACAGGTAGCCAAAGCCACAGGCGCAACTTTAAAATATATCCCGCTTCAAGAGGACGGTAGCGTTGATCTTGCTGACGTGGAGAATACCATCACTGAAAACACAAAAATTGTAGCCATTGCGCATGTCTCCAATGTGCTTGGCGTTGTGAACCCGGTCAAAGAGATTGCAGCTATTGCGCATCGCAAAGGCGCAGTCATCGTTGTAGACGGTGCACAAAGCACGCCACATATGAAAGTAGACGTGCAAGACATTGATGCTGACTTTTATGCTTTTTCTGGTCACAAAATGTGTGGTCCTACAGGGATCGGGGCACTGTACGGCAAGAAGGCGCTGCTGGAAAACATGGAGCCGATTGAGTTCGGCGGGGAAATGATCGACGATGTGGGATTGTATGAATCCACATGGAAGGAGCTGCCTTGGAAATTCGAAGGCGGAACCCCGATCATTGCCGGAGCTGTCGGCTTGGGAGCTGCCATTGATTTTCTGGAAAGCATCGGGCTGGACGCGATTGCACAGCATGAAAGCCGTCTGGCCAACTATGCTCTCAAACGTCTCCGTGAAGTGGATGGCTTGACGATTTACGGTCCTGCTGAACGTCATGTAGGACTCGTAACATTCAATCTGGATGATGTACATCCGCATGATGTAGCGACCGTGCTGGATAGTAAAGGGGTGGCTGTACGTGCAGGCCATCACTGTTGCCAGCCATTGATGCGCTGGTTGAAAGCCAGTGCAACGGCGCGAGCCAGCTTTTACCTCTATAACACGGAAGAGGAAGTCGACGTTTTGATCAGCGCCCTAATCCAAACGAAGGAGTATTTTGGCGATGCAACTTGA
- the sufU gene encoding Fe-S cluster assembly sulfur transfer protein SufU — translation MQLDDLYRRVIMDHYKNPRNRGRFEDDVVTVDLNNPTCGDRISLQLKTKDGVVEDARFTGEGCSISMSSASMMTEAVKGKTIDQALDMANRFSSLMKGEAAEFDDYEELEALSGVNKFPARIKCATLAWNALRKGIDEKQ, via the coding sequence ATGCAACTTGATGACTTGTACCGACGTGTAATTATGGATCATTATAAAAATCCGCGGAATCGCGGACGTTTTGAGGATGACGTGGTCACGGTCGATTTGAACAATCCTACGTGTGGTGACCGGATTTCTCTTCAGCTCAAGACGAAGGACGGCGTTGTCGAGGATGCCCGTTTTACAGGAGAAGGCTGTTCAATCAGTATGTCCTCCGCTTCAATGATGACAGAGGCGGTTAAGGGAAAAACGATTGATCAGGCACTGGATATGGCGAATCGCTTCTCTTCTCTGATGAAGGGTGAAGCCGCCGAATTCGACGATTATGAAGAGCTGGAAGCTTTGTCAGGTGTCAATAAGTTCCCGGCCCGTATCAAATGTGCGACTTTGGCCTGGAATGCGCTGCGCAAAGGAATTGATGAAAAACAATAA
- the sufB gene encoding Fe-S cluster assembly protein SufB, which produces MAKKAPEMEEYKYGFRDEHKSIFQTGKGLTPEIVKEISKIKDEPEWMLEFRLKALKQFEKMPMPNWGGDMNDLDFDDIQYYVRPSERQGKTWEEVPTEIKETFDKLGIPEAEQKFLAGVSAQYESEVVYHSMQKELEDQGVIFMDTDTALREHPEILKEYFATVVPPADNKFAALNSAVWSGGSFIYVPKGVKCEVPLQAYFRINSENMGQFERTLIIADEDSFVHYVEGCTAPIYSTNSLHSAVVEIICKKNARVRYTTIQNWAPNIFNLVTKRAVAEENATMEWVDGNIGSKLTMKYPAVVLKGRGAKGMVLSIAVAGKGQHQDAGAKMIHLAPDTTSTIVSKSISKHGGKVTYRGLASFGRQAQGAKSNIKCDTLILDNQSTSDTIPYNEIMNDDITLEHEATVSKVSEDQLFYLMSRGLTEAEATQMIVMGFIEPFTKELPMEYAVEMNRLIKFEMEGSIG; this is translated from the coding sequence ATGGCCAAGAAAGCACCGGAAATGGAAGAGTATAAATATGGCTTTCGTGACGAGCACAAATCCATTTTCCAAACAGGTAAGGGTCTCACTCCGGAAATCGTAAAGGAAATCTCCAAAATTAAGGATGAGCCAGAATGGATGCTGGAATTCCGTCTGAAAGCACTGAAGCAGTTTGAAAAAATGCCTATGCCAAACTGGGGCGGAGATATGAATGATCTGGATTTCGACGATATCCAGTACTATGTAAGACCCTCCGAGAGGCAAGGAAAAACGTGGGAAGAAGTTCCTACGGAAATTAAGGAAACCTTTGATAAACTGGGGATTCCTGAGGCGGAGCAAAAGTTTCTGGCTGGTGTATCCGCACAGTATGAATCCGAGGTTGTTTACCATAGCATGCAAAAGGAACTCGAAGATCAGGGCGTTATTTTCATGGACACCGATACGGCGCTGCGTGAGCATCCTGAAATTCTGAAAGAGTATTTTGCGACAGTTGTACCTCCTGCGGACAACAAGTTTGCAGCACTGAACAGTGCGGTATGGTCAGGCGGAAGCTTTATCTATGTACCGAAGGGTGTAAAATGTGAAGTTCCATTGCAGGCTTACTTCCGTATTAACTCGGAAAACATGGGACAATTCGAGCGTACACTCATTATTGCCGACGAGGACAGCTTCGTTCATTATGTAGAAGGCTGTACGGCTCCGATTTACAGCACGAACTCGCTGCATAGCGCAGTGGTGGAAATCATTTGTAAGAAAAATGCACGCGTTCGTTACACAACGATCCAAAACTGGGCACCAAACATCTTTAACCTGGTGACCAAACGTGCGGTTGCAGAAGAAAATGCAACGATGGAATGGGTCGATGGTAACATCGGTTCCAAGCTGACGATGAAATACCCGGCGGTTGTACTGAAAGGCCGTGGAGCTAAAGGTATGGTTTTGTCCATTGCAGTTGCAGGCAAAGGCCAGCATCAGGATGCAGGGGCGAAAATGATCCACTTGGCACCAGATACGACATCGACGATTGTATCCAAGTCGATCAGTAAGCATGGCGGTAAAGTAACGTATCGCGGACTGGCTTCATTCGGTCGCCAGGCTCAAGGGGCAAAATCGAATATCAAGTGTGATACGTTGATTTTGGATAATCAGTCGACCTCGGATACGATTCCTTATAATGAAATCATGAACGACGACATTACGCTGGAGCACGAAGCAACGGTTTCCAAGGTATCGGAGGATCAGTTGTTCTATCTGATGAGCCGTGGTTTGACCGAAGCAGAGGCGACACAAATGATCGTTATGGGCTTTATCGAGCCGTTCACAAAAGAGCTGCCGATGGAATATGCGGTAGAGATGAACCGTTTGATCAAGTTCGAAATGGAAGGTTCCATAGGATAA